In Stomoxys calcitrans chromosome 2, idStoCalc2.1, whole genome shotgun sequence, the following proteins share a genomic window:
- the LOC106080651 gene encoding phosphotriesterase-related protein, giving the protein MPIVQTVLGTIDPNLLGRTLTHEHIALDFEGFHCEPPVDFKPYLDGKICMENLGFIRQYPYSNRSNTRFYDEETRTAVLKDLELYKKFGGGTIVENSSHGLRRNLEFMVESSKKTGVHIVAGTGHYIHDLQETDHKNMTVEQMTDLYSKEIITGVELEGLGMVKCGFIGEVGSVYPIHEFEKRAIKATGEIQEVLGCGVSFHPGRDAEAPFEIVRLYLEAGGKASKCVMSHLDRTIFDIDQLLEFAKMGCYMQYDLFGTECSFYQLNMTVDMPSDAQRINNLMKLIGEGHVDKILMSHDVHTKHRLTSYGGHGYHHVHMNILPRMFAKGLSVDQVEQMTVVNPAKWLEFNI; this is encoded by the exons ATGCCAATTGTACAAACTG TTTTGGGTACGATTGATCCCAATCTTCTGGGTCGCACACTCACTCATGAACATATAGCCTTGGATTTTGAAGGCTTCCATTGTGAGCCCCCAGTGGACTTCAAACCCTATTTGGATGGCAAGATATGCATGGAAAATTTGGGTTTTATACGCCAATATCCCTATTCGAATCGCAGCAATACACGCTTCTACGATGAAGAGACCCGTACAGCGGTACTTAAAGATTTGGAATTGTATAAGAAATTCGGAGGTGGCACCATTGTGGAGAACAGTTCACATGGCCTGAgaagaaatttggaatttatGGTGGAGTCAAGTAAAAAGACTGGAGTTCATATTGTGGCAGGAACAGGTCACTACATCCATGATTTGCAAGAGACCGATCACAAGAATATGACAGTGGAACAAATGACCGATTTGTATTCAAAGGAAATTATCACTGGTGTCGAATTGGAGGGTTTGGGTATGGTGAAGTGTGGATTTATTGGTGAGGTGGGCAGTGTTTATCCCATACATG AATTTGAGAAGCGTGCCATTAAAGCCACCGGTGAAATTCAAGAAGTCTTGGGTTGTGGTGTTTCCTTTCATCCCGGTCGTGATGCCGAAGCTCCCTTTGAAATCGTTCGCTTGTATTTGGAAGCTGGAGGCAAGGCTTCCAAGTGTGTCATGTCCCATTTGGATCGCACTATTTTCGATATTGATCAACTTTTGGAATTTGCCAAAATGGGCTGCTATATGCAATACGATCTCTTTGGCACAGAATGTTCTTTCTATCAGCTAAATATGACCGTCGATATGCCTTCGGATGCCCAAAGGATAAATAATCTCATGAAACTGATTGGCGAGGGACATGTGGACAAGATTCTCATGTCACATGATGTACATACCAAACATCGTTTA ACTTCCTATGGTGGTCATGGCTATCATCATGTCCACATGAATATTTTGCCCCGTATGTTTGCCAAGGGCCTTTCGGTGGATCAAGTGGAACAAATGACTGTAGTCAATCCAGCCAAATGGTTGGAGTTCAACATCTAA